The following proteins are encoded in a genomic region of Nicotiana sylvestris chromosome 4, ASM39365v2, whole genome shotgun sequence:
- the LOC104233515 gene encoding mannan endo-1,4-beta-mannosidase 7-like, with product MKIWGLFFLFLYLFLHVRAAVVRDGFITTKDVHFMLNESPFYANGFNAYWLMYIASDSSQRDKVSSALQEAANHGLTVGRTWAFSDGGYSPLQYYPGSYNEKMFQGLDFAISEAGKNGIKLILSLVNNYKDFGGRKQYVEWAKSQGESLQSEDDFFSNNVVKGYFKNHIKAVLTRRNSITGVAYKDDPTIMAWELMNEPRCPSDPSGITMQTWITEMASYIKSIDNNHLVEAGLEGFYGHSDAQKQQNNPNFLVGTDFIANNQIPEIDFATVHSYPDQWLTGQDDEAQLNFLNDWLNVHIQDAQSILKKPLIFAEFGKTYKGAGFTPEQRDIVFNTVYSSIYWSAKGGGAAAGGLFWQLLSEGMDLYRDGYEIIFSESPSVSEIILQQSQRLNKIRKMYARLVNVEKWKRARDKINHGN from the exons ATGAAGATATGGGGTCTTTTTTTCCTGTTCCTCTACTTGTTTTTACATGTTAGAGCAGCTGTGGTAAGGGATGGATTTATAACAACAAAAGATGTGCATTTCATGTTAAATGAGAGTCCATTTTATGCAAATGGATTCAATGCTTATTGGCTTATGTATATTGCCTCTGATTCATCCCAAAGAGATAAAGTTTCTTCTGCTCTTCAAGAAGCTGCAAACCATGGCCTTACTGTTGGAAGAACTTGGGCTTTTAGTGATGGTGGATATTCACCTCTTCAGTACTATCCTGGATCCTACAATGAAAAAATGTTTCag GGTTTGGATTTTGCCATATCTGAAGCTGGGAAAAATGGGATTAAGCTAATCTTGAGCTTGGTTAACAACTATAAGGATTTTGGAGGAAGAAAACAATATGTGGAATGGGCAAAAAGTCAGGGTGAATCCTTACAATCAGAGGATGATTTCTTTTCAAACAATGTTGTCAAGGGCTACTTCAAAAACCATATTAAG GCAGTTTTAACAAGAAGAAACAGCATAACTGGAGTTGCATACAAAGATGATCCTACAATAATGGCTTGGGAGCTTATGAATGAGCCCAGATGTCCTTCAGATCCATCAGGAATTACTATGCAG ACTTGGATTACAGAAATGGCTTCATATATTAAATCCATCGACAACAATCACCTAGTAGAAGCTGGACTAGAAGGATTTTATGGACATTCAGATGCTCAGAAGCAGCAAAATAATCCAAACTTCCTAGTTGGAACAGATTTCATTGCCAATAATCAAATTCCAGAGATTGATTTTGCCACTGTTCACTCATACCCTGATCAATG GTTGACTGGGCAAGATGATGAAGCCCAACTTAATTTCCTAAACGATTGGCTCAACGTTCACATTCAAGATGCTCAATCAATTCTCAAGAAACCTCTTATATTTGCTGAGTTTGGTAAAACATACAAAGGTGCTGGTTTCACACCTGAACAGAGAGACATAGTCTTCAACACAGTTTATTCCAGTATATATTGGTCAGCTAAAGGTGGTGGCGCGGCGGCCGGCGGCTTATTCTGGCAACTATTATCTGAAGGAATGGATTTATATAGAGATGGATATGAGATTATTTTCAGTGAGAGTCCCTCTGTTTCTGAAATAATACTGCAGCAGTCCCAAAGACTTAACAAGATTAGAAAAATGTATGCAAGGCTAGTGAATGTAGAGAAGTGGAAGAGGGCAAGGGACAagattaatcatggaaattaa
- the LOC104233516 gene encoding large ribosomal subunit protein bL31c: MALTLSNSFLQKNASPPPLSLKKVGIGSNEMRWSCRKKDIHPQFYDNAKVYCNGEQVMTTGGTKNEYTVDVWSGNHPFYLGSRSALLVDADQVEKFRKKFSGLSQIMQIPTLKGEIVLPPKKKKATKKK, encoded by the exons ATGGCGCTCACTCTCTCCAACAGTTTCCTCCAAAAAAATGCCTCTCCTCCTCCACTTTCCCTCAAAAAG GTAGGAATTGGGAGCAATGAGATGAGGTGGAGCTGCAGGAAGAAGGACATACACCCACAGTTCTACGACAATGCTAAGGTTTATTGTAACGGAGAGCAGGTGATGACAACAGGTGGGACTAAGAATGAGTACACAGTTGATGTTTGGTCAGGTAATCATCCTTTTTACTTAGGTAGTCGTTCGGCGCTACTTGTGGATGCTGACCAGGTTGAGAAATTCAGGAAGAAGTTTAGTGGGTTATCACAGATTATGCAAATTCCTACCCTCAAAGGAGAGATTGTGCTTCCTCCTAAGAAGAAGAAAGCTACTAAGAAGAAGTAG